In one Fusarium keratoplasticum isolate Fu6.1 chromosome 5, whole genome shotgun sequence genomic region, the following are encoded:
- a CDS encoding HET domain-containing protein, producing the protein MFLPRLRVLGRVAHQAHRTIRQCGSTVALCHVSSISNSAPSNDSKRSVFQYKPLTHPRQIRLLYRTSEDSSGAAVEEPAYTLEHVNLDDDPPFIAISYVWGSDELTDKITVNGSEARVTNSLYHAVKGVFSHSRDVCPYFPGKRMALWVDGLCINQRHDEEKNAQVSLMSEIYRKASMVTLYAAKEGVVPDGALELARKCCEWLDSHLDDDPAEWTPKLADPKSLVELGFPPEGHESYAALRHMFSLPWSRRAWIVQEVSMASEVVVIIGKSTFRWEPLEQLVASASGGMLPAACFYPPEDGEDELIGGRPGVGYVLNQALVRYFSHTDEGEPAMELYELLGGCHSLASSNPKDKVYAFLGMAKDRQQLGITPQYSFPDRQVYIDTAARILKNAKSLHLLSDVLPGKALDLPSWVPDWSSHNFDDGSTVDTSTTRDEGQYQADGHQSAHVRFNDDDTEFTTQGIIFDQLCLILPADNYGQHNPTYPGVAESSSAAEETFYTLIGNVQTALESECERMGVSAYPGKGGMKEAFWRTLVLNKGDVGSKEAGPEYESYYDAQVKFQGVRFMEECGHKVPGVDEEVIVRAIRFANTMRRTSRLRPVGLTRKGYIGSVPKNSRVNDEVGILRGGRVPFILRRLDQGSRFSFVGDAYVHGIMRGEAWEKARDEDKIDITLV; encoded by the coding sequence ATGTTTCTGCCAAGATTGCGCGTCCTCGGACGAGTCGCACACCAAGCCCATCGTACCATACGACAATGCGGTTCAACAGTCGCTTTGTGCCATGTGTCATCGATAAGCAACTCAGCCCCATCGAATGACTCGAAGCGCTCTGTTTTTCAATATAAGCCACTCACTCACCCACGTCAAATCCGACTACTCTATCGTACCTCAGAAGACAGCTCAGGTGCAGCGGTTGAAGAGCCGGCCTACACCCTGGAGCACGTCAACCTGGACGACGACCCTCCATTCATAGCTATATCATACGTATGGGGTAGCGATGAACTCACCGACAAGATCACCGTCAACGGCTCAGAGGCCCGCGTCACAAACTCGCTATACCATGCCGTCAAGGGAGTGTTTTCTCACTCGCGAGATGTCTGCCCATACTTCCCTGGCAAGAGGATGGCACTATGGGTAGATGGACTTTGCATCAACCAAAGGcatgacgaggagaagaatgcACAGGTGTCTCTCATGAGCGAGATTTACCGCAAGGCCAGCATGGTCACGCTGTACGCGGCAAAGGAGGGCGTCGTGCCTGATGGCGCTCTTGAGCTGGCGCGGAAGTGCTGTGAGTGGTTGGACTCTcacctcgacgacgatccTGCAGAGTGGACGCCGAAATTGGCGGACCCCAAGTCTTTGGTAGAACTGGGCTTTCCACCAGAGGGTCACGAATCATATGCTGCTCTCAGACACATGTTCAGTCTACCATGGTCCAGGAGAGCTTGGATCGTCCAGGAAGTCTCCATGGCCAGCGAGGTGGTGGTAATCATTGGCAAATCCACCTTTCGCTGGGAACCTCTCGAACAACTCGTCGCCAGTGCTTCAGGGGGGATGCTGCCGGCCGCTTGCTTCTACCCCCCTGAAGATGGCGAAGACGAACTTATCGGAGGCCGGCCAGGTGTAGGATACGTGCTGAACCAGGCCCTAGTGAGATACTTTTCGCATACTGACGAGGGAGAACCCGCCATGGAGCTGTACGAGCTGCTTGGGGGATGCCACTCTCTTGCCAGCAGCAACCCAAAGGATAAGGTCTATGCTTTCCTGGGCATGGCCAAAGACCGACAACAGCTTGGCATCACGCCTCAGTATTCCTTCCCAGACCGCCAAGTCTACATCGACACAGCCGCTCGCATTCTAAAGAATGCGAAGAGCCTCCATCTGCTGTCCGACGTTCTCCCCGGAAAGGCTCTCGATCTGCCAAGTTGGGTTCCTGACTGGTCATCTCataactttgacgatggTAGCACCGTCGATACTTCGACTACCCGCGATGAAGGACAATACCAAGCAGACGGACACCAATCCGCTCATGTCAGGTTCAACGACGATGACACTGAGTTTACTACCCAAGGGATCATATTCGACCAATTATGTCTGATCCTTCCCGCCGACAATTACGGACAGCACAATCCAACTTATCCCGGGGTGGCAGAGTCTTCTTCGGCCGCCGAGGAGACTTTCTACACCTTGATTGGTAATGTCCAAACCGCTCTCGAGAGTGAGTGCGAGAGAATGGGTGTGAGTGCCTACCCAGGAAAAGGCGGCATGAAGGAGGCCTTTTGGAGGACACTGGTTCTAAACAAGGGTGACGTGGGGAGCAAGGAAGCAGGGCCCGAATATGAGAGCTACTACGACGCTCAGGTCAAGTTTCAAGGGGTAAGATTCATGGAAGAATGCGGTCATAAAGTGCCTGGcgtggatgaggaggtgATTGTCAGGGCTATTCGTTTCGCCAACACCATGAGGCGCACATCACGTCTGCGTCCGGTCGGACTGACTCGGAAAGGATACATCGGCTCAGTACCAAAGAACTCTCGGGTGAACGATGAGGTTGGCATCTTACGCGGCGGACGAGTTCCTTTCATCCTTCGGCGACTAGACCAAGGCTCGAGATTCTCGTTCGTAGGGGATGCTTATGTCCATGGCATCATGAGGGGAGAAGCATGGGAAAAGGCACGGGACGAAGACAAGATCGACATAACGCTCGTATAG
- a CDS encoding Arginosuccinase, with protein MASDSKPEGSMLWGGRFTGGLDPLMVKYNESIFFDRVLYKQDILGSIAFARANAKSGIITQEEFEKIREGLLEVQKEWETDSFTIISGVDEDIHTANERRLGEIIGKNIAGKLHTGRSRNEQVVCDMRMWLRDELRKIDEHLVNFLKVIAARAESEIEYIMPGYTHLQRAQPVRWSHWMLSYGLAFAADLDRLRETIKRVNRSPLGCGALAGNPFNIDRDMMAEELGFEGLLWNSMGGVADRDFVSEFLQWGSMFMQHISRWAEDLIIYNTAEFGFVRLSDAYSTGSSLMPQKKNADSLELLRGKAGRAFGHMAGFMMTQKGLPSTYNKDLQESLEPMMDHVKTVSDSIQIANGVLATLTVNPEKMKAALDPFMLATDVADYLVRKGVPFRETHHISGRCVAKSEETGIPMNEFSYEQIKAIDERFEEDIADVFNYETSVESRSAKGGTSKATVLEQIEVLRKMLA; from the exons ATGGCGTCCGACTCCAAGCCTGAGGGCAGCATGCTCTGGGGTGGCCGATTCACTG GCGGCCTCGACCCCCTGATGGTCAAGTACAACGAGAGTATCTTCTTTGACCGTGTCCTCTACAAGCAGGACATTCTCGGCAGCATTGCCTTTGCCCGCGCCAACGCAAAGTctggcatcatcacccagGAAGAGTTTGAGAAGATTAGGGAGGGTCTCCTCGAGGTCCAGAAGGAGTGGGAGACTGACTCCTTTACCATTATCTCTGGTGTCGAT GAGGACATCCACACTGCCAACGAGCGCCGACTGGGTGAGATCATTGGCAAGAACATTGCTGGCAAGCTTCACACCGGCCGCAGCCGCAATGAGCAGGTTGTCTGCGACATGCGAATGTGGCTCCGAGACGAGCTCCGAAAGATCGATGAGCACCTCGTCAACTTCCTCAAGGTGATCGCCGCCCGCGCCGAGTCCGAGATCGAGTACATCATGCCCGGCTACACCCACCTCCAGCGAGCCCAGCCCGTCCGCTGGAGTCACTGGATGCTGTCCTACGGCCTGGCCTTTGCCGCCGACCTGGACCGACTCCGCGAGACCATCAAGCGCGTCAACCGAAGCCCTCTGGGCTGTGGCGCTCTTGCTGGCAACCCCTTCAACATTGATCGTGATATGATGGCTGAGGAGCTGGGCTTTGAGGGCCTCCTCTGGAACTCGATGGGTGGCGTTGCCGACCGAGACTTTGTCTCCGAGTTCCTCCAGTGGGGAAGCATGTTCATGCAACACATTTCTCGATGGGCCGAGGATCTTATCATCTACAACACTGCCGAGTTTGGCTTTGTCCGTCTCTCGGATGCCTACTCTACTGGCAGCTCTCTTAtgccccagaagaagaatgCCGACAGCCTGGAGCTCCTCCGAGGAAAGGCTGGCCGTGCCTTTGGCCACATGGCCGGCTTCATGATGACCCAGAAAGGTCTCCCTAGCACCTACAACAAGGATCTCCAGGAGAGTCTGGAGCCCATGATGGACCACGTCAAGACCGTTTCAGACAGCATTCAGATCGCCAACGGTGTCCTCGCCACCCTGACCGTCAACCctgagaagatgaaggcggcCCTCGACCCCTTCATGCTGGCCACTGATGTGGCTGACTACCTTGTCCGCAAGGGCGTGCCGTTCCGTGAGACCCACCATATCTCGGGCCGATGCGTGGCCAAGTCGGAGGAGACGGGCATCCCCATGAACGAGTTCTCGTACGAGcagatcaaggccatcgaTGAGCGATTCGAGGAGGACATTGCCGATGTCTTCAACTACGAGACGAGCGTCGAGAGCCGATCGGCCAAGGGTGGCACCAGCAAGGCCACGGTTCTGGAGCAGATTGAGGTTCTCAGGAAGATGCTTGCCTGA
- a CDS encoding CENP-V/GFA domain-containing protein: MCRKWTSSLVAQFLVLSPEQLTPALDTFPSFKEYTSSPGRFRGFCSECGTSVTWRSADYTPIFDLYLGTLDEEWLVDRETGKTLAIPNGTQYWLQNAIDGVTDKLKGGREYLTEGPDGLRDLDPVSKTSDGLI, from the coding sequence ATGTGCCGTAAGTGGACATCGTCCCTCGTCGCACAATTCCTCGTTCTCTCCCCTGAGCAGCTTACACCAGCTCTTGACACATTCCCTTCTTTCAAAGAATACACATCCTCGCCTGGTCGGTTCCGCGGCTTCTGTAGCGAGTGTGGTACATCTGTAACCTGGCGCTCTGCAGACTATACCCCCATCTTTGATCTCTACTTGGGCACATTAGATGAAGAATGGCTGGTTGACCGGGAGACGGGAAAGACGCTGGCAATTCCCAATGGAACTCAGTACTGGCTCCAGAATGCTATCGATGGTGTCACTGACAAACTCAAGGGTGGTAGGGAGTATCTCACAGAAGGGCCAGATGGGCTACGAGACCTCGATCCTGTATCCAAGACAAGCGATGGACTCATTTAG
- a CDS encoding Zn(2)-C6 fungal-type domain-containing protein, which yields MLQNHVSADVANRQDQGFAVKQYAKVLDMLQMQLPRTEKRLLRNGLIVCVLATAFELVQGNHKAAATHLRNGFILVRRAQNCGYEVGPDLAEPFTRAYMQSILLEGSSSLSDLTKEAWISTEMPKTFGSFREARHHLDMLLIGAVQLSEDFESDNYRCPGDIHQLATLERASSAWIRAYEASLQDLLSQSNHRTIYGVFLLRMFHTMASIMISTTQAPHECVFDKHIEQFASIIDQTLKMWNMNGFAVGGPFEGHRSVTGPRVTFDLGIISPLYYTAVKCRNPRLRRQAIGLLTVAPYREGIWSSVVVAKIARVVVDMEENGFYAGVQFEEDSLAPTDAERYGSLPILPEANRFRTVRVSVGEETGGRGILSCKKASRAGLWVEGRVEFDFADYFEI from the coding sequence ATGCTGCAGAACCACGTCAGTGCCGATGTGGCAAacagacaagaccaaggcttTGCTGTCAAGCAGTATGCCAAAGTGCTGGATATGCTGCAAATGCAGCTGCCCAGGACCGAAAAGCGGCTGCTTCGGAACGGGCTCATTGTTTGTGTCCTTGCGACGGCGTTTGAGCTTGTTCAGGGGAATCACAAAGCGGCGGCGACTCACCTCAGGAATGGGTTTATTCTTGTCCGTCGGGCGCAGAACTGCGGGTATGAAGTTGGGCCTGATTTGGCTGAGCCGTTTACTCGAGCTTACATGCAGTCGATTCTCTTAGAGGGATCAAGCAGTTTGTCGGACCTGACAAAGGAGGCCTGGATATCGACTGAGATGCCAAAGACCTTTGGGTCCTTTCGCGAAGCCAGGCATCACCTCGACATGTTACTCATTGGCGCTGTACAACTCTCGGAGGACTTTGAATCGGACAATTACAGATGTCCAGGCGATATCCATCAGCTTGCCACTCTAGAGCGAGCTTCATCGGCTTGGATACGTGCATACGAAGCAAGTCTCCAGGACCTACTGTCCCAGTCGAACCATCGCACAATCTACGGCGTCTTTCTGCTTCGTATGTTCCACACcatggcatccatcatgaTCTCTACAACCCAGGCCCCTCACGAATGTGTCTTTGACAAACACATTGAACAATTTgcatccatcatcgaccAAACGTTGAAAATGTGGAACATGAACGGATTCGCTGTGGGTGGCCCCTTCGAGGGTCACCGTAGCGTCACCGGGCCTAGAGTGACTTTTGACCTCGGCATCATATCTCCCTTGTATTACACGGCTGTAAAGTGCCGCAACCCGAGACTCAGACGACAAGCTATTGGTTTGCTCACAGTGGCTCCATACAGAGAAGGCATCTGGAGTAGTGTTGTGGTCGCCAAGATTGCGCGTGTGGTGGTCGACATGGAAGAAAACGGCTTCTATGCAGGTGTCCAGTTTGAAGAGGATTCACTGGCTCCTACTGATGCAGAGAGATATGGCAGCTTGCCTATACTTCCAGAAGCAAACAGATTCCGCACGGTACGGGTGTCCGTCGGGGAGGAGACGGGAGGACGGGGGATACTCAGCTGCAAGAAAGCGTCCAGAGCTGGGCTTTGGGTTGAAGGAAGAGTGGAATTTGACTTTGCAGATTACTTTGAGATAtag